Proteins from one Halovivax limisalsi genomic window:
- a CDS encoding HalOD1 output domain-containing protein, translated as MSAAPPNDCCATQDGPITLDRSTSQPSSEAVLEAVSSVTGRPAVPTEAGSPLPPLYHAIDPEALDQLVDHAAACQTDFSLSFEYASCEVTVSVDEIAIDPRPDAN; from the coding sequence ATGTCAGCCGCACCCCCGAACGACTGCTGTGCCACTCAGGATGGACCGATCACCCTCGACCGATCGACGTCGCAACCGAGCAGCGAGGCCGTCCTCGAGGCGGTCTCGTCGGTCACCGGCCGTCCGGCCGTCCCGACCGAAGCGGGGTCACCGCTCCCGCCGCTGTACCACGCGATCGATCCGGAGGCCCTCGACCAGCTGGTCGACCACGCGGCGGCCTGCCAGACCGACTTCTCCCTCTCGTTCGAGTACGCGAGCTGCGAGGTAACCGTCTCGGTCGACGAGATCGCGATCGATCCACGCCCGGACGCGAACTAG
- a CDS encoding OsmC family protein encodes MSKNVTTTSEEGYVATNQIRDFEVTIDSGGEEGPDTLESLLAAYASCYVPALRVGAKQRDAGELGEIVIDVTGELNDDDKLESVAFDVETDADLDGDTAANVVERANELCKVHDAVKPSLEADVSL; translated from the coding sequence ATGTCAAAGAACGTGACCACGACGTCCGAGGAGGGCTACGTCGCGACGAACCAGATCCGCGACTTCGAGGTGACGATCGACTCCGGCGGCGAGGAGGGCCCCGACACGCTCGAGAGCCTGCTGGCCGCCTACGCCAGTTGCTACGTACCCGCGCTGCGCGTCGGCGCAAAACAGCGCGACGCCGGCGAACTCGGCGAGATCGTCATCGACGTCACGGGCGAACTCAACGACGACGACAAACTCGAGTCGGTCGCCTTCGACGTCGAGACCGACGCCGACCTCGACGGCGACACCGCCGCGAACGTCGTCGAGCGCGCGAACGAACTCTGCAAGGTCCACGACGCCGTCAAGCCGTCGCTGGAAGCGGACGTGTCGCTCTAA
- a CDS encoding succinic semialdehyde dehydrogenase — translation MSLSSPAILESAGVTRARLDGLTDRLAGTESESSIDVRTPVTDDVIGTIPDATADGVETVVERARRAQARWAATPIGERAAVIERFGRLVAKRREPLLDLLQLETGKSRRHGFEEVLDVPLSCSYYAAVGPDAISESRRMDPIPLVSTARVTSDPVGVVGVISPWNYPVTLSMADAVPALLAGNAVVLKPDAKTPFVALELAAMLEEAGLPEGVLQIVTGEGSTVGPALIDRVDYVAFTGSTETGRQVAERAGRNLIDCSLELGGKNPLVVLDDADVEEAARGAAQGAFTNAGQLCLAPERIYVHESCFEAFLDAFVGETRSLSLGHTFDYGPDVGSLIDDAQHTRVADTVDSAVEDGASLVSGGRRRPDVGPYCYEPTILTDVEPDADVACEETFGPVVTVTPVPDADSAIDAANDSPYGLNASVWSQNTDRAREVARRIDCGTVCINDTYLTGWAALDAPMGGMGDSGIGRRHGPEGIRRFTESKTIATSRTGPLVPPDFVPTEWFVRGLSTLTALRRRLLGWGR, via the coding sequence ATGTCACTATCCTCGCCCGCGATCCTGGAATCCGCCGGCGTCACGCGGGCCCGGCTCGACGGACTGACCGATCGGCTGGCTGGCACCGAGTCCGAGTCGTCGATCGACGTCCGGACGCCGGTCACCGACGACGTCATCGGGACGATCCCGGACGCGACCGCGGACGGCGTCGAGACCGTCGTCGAACGAGCCAGGCGGGCCCAGGCCCGGTGGGCCGCGACGCCGATCGGCGAGCGGGCCGCGGTGATCGAACGCTTCGGCAGGCTGGTGGCCAAGCGGCGCGAACCGTTGCTCGACCTCCTCCAGCTCGAGACCGGCAAGTCACGGCGACACGGCTTCGAAGAGGTACTCGACGTCCCCCTTTCGTGTTCGTACTACGCCGCGGTCGGCCCCGACGCGATCTCGGAATCGAGGCGGATGGACCCGATTCCGCTCGTCTCGACGGCGCGCGTGACGAGCGATCCGGTCGGCGTGGTCGGGGTCATCTCGCCGTGGAATTACCCCGTGACGCTCTCGATGGCCGACGCCGTTCCCGCGTTGCTCGCCGGCAACGCGGTCGTGCTGAAACCGGACGCGAAGACGCCGTTCGTCGCGCTGGAACTCGCCGCCATGCTCGAAGAAGCCGGGCTCCCCGAGGGCGTCCTGCAGATCGTCACCGGGGAGGGTTCGACCGTCGGCCCCGCGCTGATCGACCGGGTCGATTACGTCGCGTTCACGGGGAGTACGGAGACGGGCCGGCAGGTCGCCGAACGGGCGGGACGAAACCTGATCGACTGCTCGCTCGAACTCGGCGGGAAGAACCCGCTGGTCGTCCTCGACGACGCGGACGTCGAGGAAGCCGCCCGCGGTGCCGCCCAGGGGGCGTTCACGAACGCCGGCCAGCTCTGTCTCGCGCCCGAGCGAATCTACGTCCACGAATCGTGCTTCGAGGCGTTCCTCGACGCGTTCGTCGGAGAGACGCGGTCGCTCTCGCTCGGACACACGTTCGACTACGGGCCCGACGTCGGCTCCCTCATCGACGACGCCCAGCACACGCGCGTGGCCGACACCGTCGATTCGGCGGTCGAGGACGGGGCGTCGCTCGTCTCCGGCGGTCGACGTCGACCCGACGTCGGCCCGTACTGCTACGAACCGACGATCCTGACCGACGTCGAGCCCGACGCCGACGTCGCGTGCGAGGAGACGTTCGGGCCCGTGGTCACCGTCACGCCGGTTCCCGACGCAGATAGCGCGATCGACGCGGCGAACGACTCGCCGTACGGCCTGAACGCGAGCGTCTGGAGTCAAAATACGGACCGCGCACGCGAGGTCGCCCGCCGCATCGACTGCGGCACCGTCTGCATCAACGACACGTACCTCACCGGCTGGGCCGCGCTCGACGCGCCGATGGGCGGGATGGGTGACTCGGGCATCGGTCGCCGCCACGGCCCCGAGGGGATTCGGCGTTTCACCGAGTCGAAAACGATCGCGACGTCGCGCACCGGGCCCCTCGTCCCGCCGGATTTCGTACCCACGGAGTGGTTCGTTCGCGGCCTGTCGACGCTGACGGCGCTCCGACGCCGGCTACTCGGGTGGGGCCGATGA
- a CDS encoding SDR family oxidoreductase yields the protein MTAPRVFLTGFPGFLGSALIERVLERGDGPVACLVQPHHRAQAEDRARELVDAVDAPAVGDDRIDIRLYDGDITDPDLGLEVDRATFDAIESCYHLAAIYDLGVDLEPAEAVNVRGTERVLEFAASIDVDRFHYVSTCYVSGRYDGVFTETHLAEGQSFNNHYEETKYRAEVAVQRRMAAGFPATVYRPAIVVGDSETGETEKYDGPYYQLRHLLSQPEWLSVSVTVPGARSAELNVVPRDYVVDAIDALSARADTVGEVYQLCDPAPLPVRRFAAVLADAIDHRTVPLPVPKSIARRGLDWLESRGASVEPATLDYLDHPTRYACPKTRRALADTAVEVPPFESYVDALVDFVREHPDLRDSAMR from the coding sequence ATGACCGCACCGCGAGTATTCCTGACCGGCTTCCCGGGGTTCCTGGGGTCGGCGCTGATCGAACGAGTGCTCGAACGCGGCGACGGGCCGGTCGCCTGCCTCGTCCAGCCCCACCATCGGGCACAGGCCGAAGACCGGGCGCGCGAACTCGTAGACGCCGTCGACGCACCCGCGGTCGGCGACGATCGCATCGACATCCGGTTGTACGACGGCGACATTACCGATCCCGACCTCGGGCTCGAGGTCGATCGGGCGACGTTCGATGCCATCGAGTCGTGCTACCACCTCGCGGCGATCTACGACCTCGGCGTCGACCTCGAACCGGCCGAGGCGGTCAACGTCCGCGGGACGGAACGCGTCCTCGAATTCGCCGCGTCGATCGACGTCGATCGGTTCCACTACGTGAGCACGTGTTACGTCAGCGGGCGCTACGACGGCGTCTTCACCGAGACCCATCTCGCGGAGGGCCAGTCGTTCAACAATCACTACGAGGAGACGAAGTACCGCGCCGAGGTGGCGGTACAGCGCCGCATGGCCGCGGGGTTCCCGGCGACCGTCTACCGGCCGGCGATCGTCGTCGGCGACAGCGAGACGGGCGAGACCGAAAAGTACGACGGGCCGTACTACCAGCTTCGACACCTCCTGTCCCAGCCCGAGTGGCTCTCGGTTTCCGTGACGGTCCCCGGCGCGCGCTCGGCGGAGCTGAACGTCGTGCCCCGGGATTACGTCGTCGACGCGATCGACGCGTTGAGCGCCAGGGCGGACACCGTCGGCGAGGTGTACCAGCTCTGCGATCCGGCGCCGCTCCCGGTCCGGCGGTTCGCCGCGGTGCTCGCGGACGCGATCGACCACCGGACGGTGCCCCTACCCGTCCCCAAGTCGATCGCGCGCCGCGGGCTCGACTGGCTCGAATCGCGCGGCGCGAGCGTCGAACCCGCCACGCTCGACTACCTCGATCATCCAACTCGCTACGCGTGTCCGAAGACGCGGCGGGCGCTCGCGGATACGGCCGTCGAGGTGCCGCCGTTCGAGTCGTACGTCGACGCGCTCGTCGACTTCGTCCGCGAACACCCGGACCTGCGCGATTCGGCGATGCGGTGA
- a CDS encoding DUF5799 family protein, producing the protein MTETSWTDQIVGERMAVDREFADQVAQSQFSNQEWSLVMTATTFEITDPADPDAATLVANTEQVEHVLPEFENLEAGVAGMGGQPAAGSSGGGLLDSLKSAIGLGGDEDVSEADLEAADALAQEYASELQDRLEETGRWGEVRELAAADADRS; encoded by the coding sequence ATGACAGAGACGTCGTGGACGGACCAGATCGTCGGCGAGCGGATGGCTGTCGATCGAGAGTTCGCCGATCAGGTCGCCCAGTCGCAGTTTTCGAATCAGGAGTGGTCCCTCGTCATGACCGCGACGACCTTCGAGATCACCGATCCGGCCGATCCGGACGCGGCGACGCTCGTGGCCAACACCGAACAGGTCGAGCACGTGTTGCCCGAATTCGAGAACCTCGAGGCGGGCGTGGCCGGAATGGGCGGGCAACCCGCGGCTGGTTCGAGCGGCGGCGGGCTGCTGGATTCGCTGAAGTCGGCGATCGGGCTCGGCGGCGACGAGGACGTCTCCGAGGCCGACCTCGAGGCGGCCGACGCCCTCGCCCAGGAGTACGCGAGCGAACTGCAGGATCGCCTGGAGGAGACGGGCCGCTGGGGCGAGGTCCGCGAGCTCGCCGCGGCCGACGCCGACCGTTCCTGA
- a CDS encoding monovalent cation/H+ antiporter complex subunit F, which yields MSDPGTLLDVTVRAALILVAALCVLSSYRVIRGPTIPDRVVALDAIATNVVAIAVLFALLTGRGLFITVSLVLAIIGFIATVAVAKYVDQGDIIE from the coding sequence ATGAGTGACCCGGGGACGCTGCTCGACGTCACGGTCCGGGCCGCGCTGATATTGGTCGCCGCGCTGTGCGTGCTGAGTAGCTATCGCGTCATCCGCGGCCCGACGATTCCCGACCGCGTCGTCGCCCTCGACGCGATCGCCACCAACGTCGTCGCGATCGCCGTGCTGTTCGCCCTATTGACCGGCCGGGGTCTCTTCATCACCGTCAGCCTCGTCCTCGCGATCATCGGCTTTATCGCCACCGTCGCCGTGGCGAAGTACGTCGACCAGGGAGATATCATCGAGTGA
- the mnhG gene encoding monovalent cation/H(+) antiporter subunit G produces the protein MIGTAIVAVEIALIVVGCFFLTVGTIGLLRLPNVYNRMHATSKPTTLGAAAIFLAAFVRFGPGNEGLTALVGLFFLFLTVPTGAHMIARSAERIGVPFLGSVTWPGRSSAAIAPDDQRDDAAETRPAGADEDRDATER, from the coding sequence ATGATCGGGACCGCCATCGTCGCCGTCGAGATCGCGCTGATCGTCGTCGGCTGTTTCTTCCTGACCGTCGGGACGATCGGCCTCCTGCGCCTGCCCAACGTCTACAACCGGATGCACGCGACCAGCAAGCCGACGACGCTCGGCGCGGCGGCGATCTTTCTCGCCGCGTTCGTTCGCTTCGGCCCCGGGAACGAGGGTCTGACGGCGCTCGTCGGGCTGTTCTTCCTCTTTCTCACGGTCCCGACCGGCGCGCACATGATCGCCAGATCCGCCGAGCGGATCGGGGTCCCGTTTCTCGGGAGCGTGACCTGGCCCGGTCGGTCCTCGGCGGCGATCGCGCCCGACGACCAGCGCGACGACGCCGCCGAGACGCGTCCGGCGGGCGCGGACGAGGATCGCGACGCGACTGAGCGCTGA
- a CDS encoding energy-coupling factor transporter transmembrane component T family protein has translation MLAYEPDETLAHTLDPRSKLAFQVAFAVAALAHSSPSATAALSLLALIVVMGAGVALGRTLYAYRYVFGFLSISVILSAVTRGPPWIDVADAIATASASYRVVLILLVSAAYVRSTPVRDSEAAFHRLVPGRVGRLLGLGVSLVFRFLPVLQADIRTIRNAMATRLGTERSAHDRAARIGALGLSRAFRRADRLSVALQARCLSWNPTLPPLSFGRRDLPVFAIALGLVISSVL, from the coding sequence GTGCTCGCGTACGAACCCGACGAGACGCTGGCCCACACGCTCGATCCGCGGTCCAAGTTGGCGTTCCAGGTCGCATTCGCCGTCGCCGCCCTCGCTCATTCCTCACCGTCCGCGACTGCCGCGCTCTCGCTCTTGGCGCTCATCGTCGTGATGGGTGCAGGCGTCGCACTCGGGCGAACGCTGTACGCCTACCGGTACGTGTTCGGCTTTCTGTCGATCAGCGTGATCCTCTCGGCCGTCACCCGTGGACCGCCGTGGATCGACGTGGCCGACGCGATCGCGACGGCGAGCGCGAGCTACCGCGTCGTCCTCATCCTGCTGGTCAGCGCGGCGTACGTCCGATCGACGCCGGTTCGCGATTCGGAGGCGGCGTTCCACCGACTCGTCCCCGGTCGCGTCGGGCGACTGCTCGGCCTCGGCGTCTCGCTCGTCTTTCGCTTTCTCCCCGTCTTGCAAGCCGACATTCGCACGATTCGGAACGCGATGGCGACCCGCCTCGGGACCGAGCGATCCGCCCACGATCGGGCGGCTCGAATCGGAGCGCTCGGGCTCTCGCGTGCCTTTCGGCGCGCGGATCGACTCTCGGTCGCCCTCCAGGCGCGCTGTCTCTCCTGGAATCCGACGCTGCCGCCGCTCTCGTTCGGCCGCCGCGACCTCCCCGTCTTCGCGATCGCGCTCGGCCTCGTCATCTCGTCGGTGCTGTGA
- a CDS encoding biotin transporter BioY, which yields MSTEQTSVSLVSADVIRPFARAALLATLMGATAPLSIPIPFTTVSVTLQVLFVFLAGIYLGPLWGTASMGLYLAAGVSGLPVFAHGRTGIGPLFDYTAGFLWSFPVAACLIGVLVHARFLGSRRGAEPSDVSLESARFVDRFRRRNPSTVGTLRLVAALVAGTLLIYTMGAGYAMLLLDLSPSEAIAGFVAPFVFFELVKMAAAIGVVRSDIVPA from the coding sequence ATGTCGACCGAGCAAACATCCGTCTCGCTGGTCTCGGCGGACGTCATTCGGCCGTTCGCGAGAGCCGCGTTACTGGCAACGCTGATGGGGGCGACTGCCCCACTTTCCATCCCGATTCCGTTCACGACGGTGTCGGTGACGCTGCAGGTGTTGTTCGTCTTCCTCGCTGGTATCTACCTCGGCCCGCTGTGGGGGACGGCGTCGATGGGGCTGTATCTCGCGGCCGGTGTAAGTGGACTGCCGGTCTTCGCCCATGGTCGGACGGGTATCGGTCCACTTTTCGACTATACGGCCGGGTTCCTCTGGTCGTTCCCGGTTGCCGCGTGTCTGATCGGCGTACTCGTCCACGCGCGTTTCCTCGGCTCTCGCCGTGGGGCGGAACCGAGCGATGTGTCGCTCGAATCCGCCAGGTTCGTCGATCGGTTTCGCCGCCGAAACCCGTCGACGGTCGGCACCCTCCGCCTGGTCGCTGCGCTCGTCGCGGGTACCCTCCTCATCTACACAATGGGCGCGGGCTACGCAATGCTGTTACTCGATCTGTCTCCCTCCGAAGCGATAGCCGGGTTCGTCGCCCCGTTCGTCTTCTTCGAACTCGTCAAGATGGCGGCGGCGATCGGCGTCGTCCGTAGCGACATCGTCCCGGCCTGA
- a CDS encoding DUF7545 family protein, giving the protein MDESVPTTTFSIESESGDGDDVTIPSGLVSLLAEGDQSQAETVGDITLLSFASRAHHLVHHGEDAGEEVAAQEEEIMDLFEERFGVSYAEATGHHH; this is encoded by the coding sequence ATGGACGAGTCGGTTCCAACAACGACGTTCAGCATCGAATCCGAGTCGGGCGACGGCGACGACGTCACCATCCCGAGCGGCCTCGTCTCCCTCCTGGCGGAGGGCGACCAGTCGCAGGCCGAAACGGTCGGTGACATCACCCTGCTCTCCTTTGCGAGCCGGGCTCACCACCTCGTCCACCACGGCGAGGACGCCGGCGAGGAGGTCGCCGCCCAGGAAGAAGAGATCATGGACCTCTTCGAGGAACGATTCGGCGTGAGCTACGCCGAGGCGACCGGTCACCACCACTGA
- a CDS encoding energy-coupling factor ABC transporter ATP-binding protein, producing MIDYRDVTFAYGETDVLHSVSLSIADGEFVLLVGPNGSGKTTLLRHANGLLEPEAGTVLVDGRPVDEDLVAARSAIGMVFQHPRDQFVAATIAEDVAFGPENLGLDRATIDERVERSLAAVNMDGRGSEQIDELSGGEQSRVAIAGALAMEPTHLILDEPFTGLDVPARRSVRERLAALSAEGTGVIVSTHDPDAVWDLADRVVAMADGEVAVDADPERAKEALNTSSIGVRAPTG from the coding sequence ATGATCGACTATCGCGACGTCACCTTCGCCTACGGCGAGACCGACGTGCTTCACTCGGTTTCGCTCTCGATCGCCGACGGCGAGTTCGTCCTGCTCGTCGGCCCGAACGGGAGCGGCAAGACGACGCTGCTGCGCCACGCCAACGGCCTGCTCGAACCCGAGGCTGGAACCGTCCTGGTTGACGGGCGACCGGTCGACGAGGACCTCGTGGCGGCGCGCTCGGCGATCGGGATGGTGTTTCAACACCCGCGCGACCAGTTCGTCGCCGCGACGATCGCCGAAGACGTCGCGTTCGGCCCTGAAAACCTCGGCCTCGACCGGGCGACGATCGACGAACGGGTCGAGCGCTCGCTCGCGGCGGTCAACATGGACGGCCGCGGGTCGGAGCAGATCGACGAACTCTCCGGCGGCGAGCAATCCCGCGTCGCCATCGCCGGCGCACTCGCGATGGAACCCACCCATCTAATTCTCGACGAACCGTTCACGGGCCTCGACGTACCCGCTCGCCGGTCGGTTCGCGAGCGCCTGGCCGCACTCTCGGCCGAGGGGACCGGCGTGATCGTCTCGACGCACGACCCCGACGCGGTCTGGGACCTGGCGGATCGCGTCGTCGCGATGGCCGACGGCGAAGTGGCTGTCGACGCGGACCCGGAACGGGCGAAAGAGGCGCTGAACACGTCGTCTATCGGCGTGCGAGCGCCGACCGGGTGA
- a CDS encoding OB-fold nucleic acid binding domain-containing protein gives MGTCIICDTPVDGEVCEFHEEDVCFLFRGTDASQLTPRRYYEGTVDGYADFGVFVDIGPRVTGLLHRSELDKRLESLDWEPGDTVFVQVLDVRDNGNVDLGWSIRQGRDEFRGCVVDDPDGERRLDEADSIDEPDGSADETTPASAETDDESTGMTEQTETTTGTDSADESAATGSSSAGTDEAAGDGATVGSTNGGTAAVVAESDESTEAAADAELARTTVDALADQVGAIVRLDGVVTGVRQTTGPTIFELRDETGTIECAAFEEAGVRAYPDVDLDDVVSIEGEVERHNGDLQIETESLTVLTDDERQAVLDRHEAAIEDEARPASVDPLGGHETVDGLTDELTEAATTIRRAVMEARPIVVRHSDTADGYVAGAAIEHALLPLIEDKHTRDDAIYHYVTRRPLEGTVYDMDDATGDVSNMLDARDRHGEQLPLVVVVDAGSTIESTDAYELLAQYGADRLVVDANVADSAVSETVRTAVTPGDRDETLTTTAIAATLAAAVNADVREDLRHLPALSYWESPPESYVDLASEAGFDADALADRRNAVALEAHYQSYNDKRELIADLLFDSNGGLAGHVGDQFREKLETELATARENTTVSGTGDVTVTVLDTAQFTHRYDFPPTGLLLDALHRSERDRADGPFATLGVDEAELSVRTTDFVDVRDLGDAIATAVPDAGVTVVGGADGTVEFLKGEREAVQDAAVDALGDLLE, from the coding sequence ATGGGTACCTGCATCATCTGCGACACGCCCGTCGACGGCGAGGTGTGCGAGTTCCACGAGGAGGACGTTTGCTTCCTCTTCCGTGGTACCGACGCCTCCCAGCTCACCCCCCGCCGCTACTACGAGGGGACCGTCGACGGCTACGCCGATTTCGGCGTCTTCGTCGACATCGGCCCGCGTGTCACCGGTCTGTTGCACCGAAGCGAACTGGACAAACGGCTCGAGAGTCTCGACTGGGAACCCGGCGATACGGTCTTCGTCCAGGTGCTCGACGTCAGAGACAACGGAAACGTCGACCTCGGCTGGTCCATTCGGCAAGGACGGGACGAGTTCCGCGGCTGTGTCGTCGACGATCCGGACGGCGAGCGTCGCCTGGACGAGGCGGACTCGATCGACGAGCCCGACGGGTCGGCCGACGAGACGACCCCCGCGTCGGCCGAGACCGACGACGAGTCGACGGGGATGACCGAACAGACGGAGACGACCACCGGGACCGATTCGGCCGACGAGTCGGCCGCCACCGGATCGTCGTCGGCCGGAACGGACGAAGCCGCCGGCGACGGCGCGACGGTCGGCTCGACGAACGGCGGCACCGCAGCCGTCGTCGCGGAATCGGACGAATCGACCGAGGCGGCGGCCGACGCGGAACTCGCGCGCACGACCGTCGACGCGCTGGCCGACCAGGTCGGCGCCATCGTCCGGCTCGACGGCGTCGTCACCGGCGTCCGGCAGACGACGGGGCCGACCATCTTCGAACTGCGCGACGAGACGGGCACCATCGAGTGCGCCGCGTTCGAGGAGGCGGGCGTCCGCGCGTACCCGGACGTCGACCTTGACGACGTCGTCTCGATCGAGGGCGAGGTCGAACGCCACAACGGCGATCTCCAGATCGAGACCGAGTCGCTCACCGTCCTGACCGACGACGAACGCCAGGCCGTCCTCGACCGGCACGAAGCCGCCATCGAGGACGAGGCCCGGCCGGCGAGCGTCGACCCGCTCGGCGGGCACGAGACCGTCGACGGTCTCACTGACGAACTGACCGAGGCCGCGACGACGATTCGCCGCGCCGTCATGGAGGCCCGTCCGATCGTCGTCCGCCACAGCGACACCGCGGACGGCTACGTCGCGGGGGCCGCGATCGAGCACGCCCTGCTGCCCCTGATCGAGGACAAGCACACGCGCGACGACGCGATCTACCACTACGTCACCCGGCGGCCCCTCGAGGGCACCGTCTACGACATGGACGACGCCACCGGCGACGTCTCGAACATGCTCGACGCCCGCGATCGCCACGGCGAACAGCTCCCGCTCGTGGTCGTCGTCGACGCGGGGTCGACGATCGAGTCCACCGACGCCTACGAGTTGCTCGCCCAGTACGGCGCAGACCGGCTCGTCGTCGACGCGAACGTGGCCGATTCGGCCGTCAGCGAGACGGTCCGCACGGCCGTCACCCCTGGCGACCGCGACGAGACGCTGACGACCACCGCGATCGCGGCGACGCTCGCCGCGGCCGTCAACGCGGACGTCCGGGAGGACCTCCGGCACCTCCCCGCGCTGAGCTACTGGGAGTCGCCGCCGGAGTCCTACGTCGACCTCGCGAGCGAAGCCGGCTTCGACGCCGACGCGCTCGCGGATCGGCGCAACGCGGTCGCGCTGGAGGCACACTACCAGTCCTACAACGACAAGCGCGAACTGATCGCCGACCTGCTGTTCGACTCGAACGGCGGGCTCGCCGGCCACGTCGGTGATCAGTTCCGCGAGAAGCTCGAGACCGAGCTCGCGACCGCTCGCGAGAACACCACCGTCAGCGGCACGGGCGACGTGACGGTCACGGTACTCGACACCGCGCAGTTCACCCACCGCTACGACTTCCCGCCGACCGGTCTCCTGCTCGACGCGCTCCACCGCAGCGAACGGGACCGCGCCGACGGCCCCTTCGCCACGCTGGGCGTCGACGAGGCCGAACTCTCGGTCCGGACGACCGACTTCGTCGACGTCCGCGACCTCGGCGACGCGATCGCCACGGCCGTCCCCGATGCCGGCGTCACCGTCGTCGGCGGCGCCGACGGGACCGTCGAGTTCCTCAAGGGCGAACGCGAGGCCGTCCAGGACGCAGCAGTCGACGCGCTCGGCGACCTGCTCGAGTAG
- a CDS encoding helix-turn-helix domain-containing protein: MSFIAEYTLDSPILAAARAESPGVEYEVVDEFVTADEPPVLTAWASGPDAALERFDAAVRSDPTLASATVLASVPDRRLYRIELSPEGACGMTYPVAMEHGITFLEVRATGEAVHYRAMIPNRDALSAYRSACAERDLDFTLDRLYRSEGAPSAASALTDRQRTVLRAAFEAGYFDVPRSTSLDALADRFDVSEQSLSATLRRAQSNLFAETFDPDR, encoded by the coding sequence GTGAGCTTCATCGCCGAGTACACGCTCGACAGCCCGATCCTCGCCGCGGCTCGAGCCGAGAGCCCGGGCGTCGAGTACGAGGTCGTCGACGAATTCGTGACGGCGGACGAGCCGCCGGTGCTGACCGCCTGGGCGAGCGGACCGGACGCGGCGCTGGAGCGCTTCGACGCGGCCGTTCGATCGGATCCGACGCTCGCATCTGCGACCGTACTCGCCAGCGTACCCGACCGTCGGCTCTACCGGATCGAACTCTCTCCGGAGGGGGCGTGCGGGATGACGTACCCGGTCGCGATGGAACACGGGATCACCTTTCTCGAGGTCAGGGCGACCGGCGAGGCTGTCCACTACCGGGCCATGATTCCGAATCGGGACGCCCTCTCCGCGTACCGGTCGGCCTGCGCGGAACGCGACCTCGATTTCACCCTCGATCGGCTCTACCGGAGCGAGGGCGCCCCTTCGGCCGCGTCGGCGTTGACCGACCGCCAGCGAACGGTGCTGCGCGCGGCGTTCGAGGCGGGCTACTTCGACGTCCCGCGCTCTACCTCGCTCGACGCGCTCGCCGACCGGTTCGACGTCTCCGAACAGTCGCTGTCGGCGACGCTTCGACGCGCGCAGTCGAACCTCTTCGCGGAGACGTTCGATCCCGATCGCTGA
- a CDS encoding metal-dependent hydrolase, translated as MELTWHGHSTWAVTVGETRLLIDPFFDNPKTDLTPEDVPEPDYVLLTHGHADHVADASAFADATLVATPELAAYCEDEFGFDDAVGGMGMNLGGTVACGDARVTMVRADHTNGIVTDYEYDAGMPAGFLVSDDDPTAAGATTFYHTGDTSLMSEMRDVIGPHLRPDAAAVPIGDHFTMGPHQAAIAADWLDVDHAFPQHYDTFGPIEQDPADFEAAVDEVGADASVHALAGDESFDLS; from the coding sequence ATGGAACTCACCTGGCACGGTCACTCGACGTGGGCGGTAACGGTCGGAGAGACGCGCCTGCTGATCGACCCGTTCTTCGACAATCCGAAGACGGACCTGACGCCCGAGGACGTCCCGGAGCCCGACTACGTCCTCCTTACGCACGGCCACGCTGACCACGTCGCGGACGCGAGCGCGTTCGCGGACGCGACGCTCGTGGCGACGCCAGAACTGGCCGCCTACTGCGAGGACGAGTTCGGCTTCGACGACGCCGTCGGCGGCATGGGAATGAACCTCGGCGGTACCGTCGCGTGCGGCGACGCGCGGGTGACGATGGTGCGGGCCGATCACACGAACGGCATCGTGACCGACTACGAGTACGACGCCGGGATGCCTGCCGGCTTCCTCGTCAGCGACGACGATCCCACCGCAGCCGGCGCCACGACGTTCTACCACACCGGCGACACCAGCCTCATGTCGGAGATGCGCGACGTGATCGGCCCGCACCTCCGGCCCGACGCGGCGGCCGTCCCGATCGGCGATCACTTCACCATGGGGCCCCACCAGGCCGCCATCGCCGCGGACTGGCTCGACGTCGATCACGCGTTCCCGCAGCACTACGACACGTTCGGCCCGATCGAGCAGGACCCGGCCGATTTCGAGGCGGCGGTCGACGAGGTCGGTGCCGACGCGTCCGTCCACGCGCTCGCGGGCGACGAGTCGTTCGACCTCTCCTGA